Proteins from a single region of Undibacterium sp. KW1:
- a CDS encoding nucleotidyltransferase domain-containing protein translates to MNTTTQPMEEQEHPIDPAIRAEINATLQRIEQMHDVKVLFACESGSRGWGFASPDSDYDVRFIYANKLDWYLTVFPGRDVIELPVNEVYDVSGWDVRKALGLLRNGNATLIEWLSSPVVYAADPGFLQALQAAAREVHRPERAYYHYLHMASKNYREHLQGEMVKLKKYLYVLRPLLACLWIERDLGPVPMRFQDMVDATVEDQELLAAIAELLVIKRRAKESELSVPMPVINGFIESQLERLDSVRTSSTGDMDFSVLDRLLLDTVMKKTA, encoded by the coding sequence ATGAACACGACGACCCAGCCAATGGAAGAACAAGAACATCCCATAGACCCGGCGATACGCGCAGAGATCAATGCTACCCTGCAGCGCATAGAGCAGATGCATGATGTCAAAGTCTTGTTTGCCTGCGAATCAGGCAGCCGTGGCTGGGGCTTTGCCTCACCTGACAGTGATTATGATGTGCGCTTTATCTATGCCAACAAGCTCGATTGGTACCTGACGGTCTTCCCTGGGCGCGATGTTATCGAATTGCCTGTCAATGAAGTCTATGATGTCAGCGGCTGGGATGTGCGCAAGGCCCTGGGCTTGCTGCGCAATGGCAATGCGACCTTGATAGAGTGGTTGTCTTCACCGGTAGTGTATGCCGCTGATCCGGGTTTTCTGCAAGCCTTGCAGGCGGCAGCAAGAGAAGTGCACAGGCCGGAAAGGGCTTACTACCATTACCTGCACATGGCCAGCAAAAACTATCGCGAGCACTTGCAAGGCGAAATGGTCAAGCTGAAAAAATACCTGTATGTATTGCGCCCTTTGCTGGCTTGTTTGTGGATAGAACGGGACCTGGGACCCGTGCCCATGCGTTTTCAGGACATGGTGGATGCGACTGTTGAAGACCAGGAATTGCTGGCAGCCATCGCCGAATTGCTTGTCATCAAACGGCGCGCCAAGGAATCAGAATTATCAGTCCCCATGCCTGTCATTAACGGTTTTATTGAAAGCCAGCTGGAAAGGTTGGACAGTGTCAGGACCAGCAGTACTGGCGATATGGATTTCTCGGTGCTTGACCGTCTGTTGCTGGATACCGTGATGAAGAAGACTGCGTAA